In a genomic window of Pangasianodon hypophthalmus isolate fPanHyp1 chromosome 19, fPanHyp1.pri, whole genome shotgun sequence:
- the LOC113545195 gene encoding trans-L-3-hydroxyproline dehydratase isoform X2 — translation MDFPKLPPHDGPVLSVVDMHTGGEPLRVIVSGYPTVSGDTVLAKRRYVRDHLDHLRKVLMFEPRGHYDMYGALLVESEIPEADLGVLFMHNEGYSTMCGHAVIALGRFAIDYGLVKTPSSPETQINIHCPCGLVKAFVEYNYGKTGAVRFHSVPAFAFATDVKVTVPGYGEITVDISYGGALYAFVNAEIFGLDVNKSRTRDLVDAATAVTNAVKSQVKLHHPVSEDLAFLYGTILTDGKDDFSDEPTANVCVFADAQVDRSPTGSGVTARIALQYHKGLIQLHKTRSFRSGTTGTIFTGKAVQETTCGEFSAVVVEVAGHAYYSGVASFTLENEDALKNGFLLR, via the exons ATGGATTTTCCAAAACTGCCACCTCATGATGGGCCCGTTTTGTCTGTGGTCGACATGCACACTGGAGGAGAACCTTTACGCGTCATCGTAAGTGGGTACCCCACTGTGAGCGGGGACACTGTGCTCGCCAAGCGGCGGTATGTACGAGACCATCTCGATCATCTTCGCAAAGTGCTAATGTTCGAGCCCCGTGGCCACTATGATATGTACGGAGCCTTATTAGTCGAAAGCGAGATACCAGAAGCAGATCTTGGGGTTCTGTTTATGCACAATGAGGGTTACAGCACCATGTGTGGCCATGCTGTCATTGCTCTTGGCCGTTTTGCTATAGACTACGGTTTGGTAAAGACTCCATCTTCTCCCGAGACCCAAATAAACATCCACTGTCCATGCGGCCTGGTGAAGGCTTTTGTGGAATATAACTACGGTAAAACAGGAGCAGTGAGGTTCCACAGCGTCCCAGCTTTTGCTTTCGCCACAG ATGTGAAAGTCACTGTTCCAGGATATGGTGAAATCACAGTGGACATAAGCTATGGCGGAGCGCTCTATGCTTTCGTGAATGCTGAAATATTTGGACTGGATGTCAATAAGTCCAGAACCAGAGATTTGGTTGATGCAGCCACTGCTGTTACTAATGCAGTCAAATCTCAG GTGAAGCTCCACCATCCTGTTAGTGAAGATCTGGCTTTCCTATATGGCACCATCCTCACGGATGGTAAAGATGATTTCTCTGATGAGCCTACagccaatgtgtgtgtgtttgctgatgcCCAG GTGGACAGGAGCCCCACTGGTTCTGGTGTAACTGCTCGCATTGCTCTGCAGTACCACAAAGGTCTGATCCAGCTGCACAAGACCAGGAGCTTCAGGAGTGGAACCACAGGAACTATATTTACAGGCAAGGCAGTACAG GAGACAACATGTGGGGAGTTCAGTGCAGTGGTGGTGGAGGTTGCAGGTCATGCTTACTACAGTGGCGTGGCCAGTTTCACTCTGGAGAATGAGGATGCCCTGAAGAATGGCTTCCTCCTCCGATGA
- the LOC113545195 gene encoding trans-L-3-hydroxyproline dehydratase isoform X1 has protein sequence MDFPKLPPHDGPVLSVVDMHTGGEPLRVIVSGYPTVSGDTVLAKRRYVRDHLDHLRKVLMFEPRGHYDMYGALLVESEIPEADLGVLFMHNEGYSTMCGHAVIALGRFAIDYGLVKTPSSPETQINIHCPCGLVKAFVEYNYGKTGAVRFHSVPAFAFATDVKVTVPGYGEITVDISYGGALYAFVNAEIFGLDVNKSRTRDLVDAATAVTNAVKSQVKLHHPVSEDLAFLYGTILTDGKDDFSDEPTANVCVFADAQVDRSPTGSGVTARIALQYHKGLIQLHKTRSFRSGTTGTIFTGKAVQSLQGLRRVPGSFHRKCSQQEVRGQLLHSAGRSAACFYSWPLKEAHGALHRLSLNTTHTRM, from the exons ATGGATTTTCCAAAACTGCCACCTCATGATGGGCCCGTTTTGTCTGTGGTCGACATGCACACTGGAGGAGAACCTTTACGCGTCATCGTAAGTGGGTACCCCACTGTGAGCGGGGACACTGTGCTCGCCAAGCGGCGGTATGTACGAGACCATCTCGATCATCTTCGCAAAGTGCTAATGTTCGAGCCCCGTGGCCACTATGATATGTACGGAGCCTTATTAGTCGAAAGCGAGATACCAGAAGCAGATCTTGGGGTTCTGTTTATGCACAATGAGGGTTACAGCACCATGTGTGGCCATGCTGTCATTGCTCTTGGCCGTTTTGCTATAGACTACGGTTTGGTAAAGACTCCATCTTCTCCCGAGACCCAAATAAACATCCACTGTCCATGCGGCCTGGTGAAGGCTTTTGTGGAATATAACTACGGTAAAACAGGAGCAGTGAGGTTCCACAGCGTCCCAGCTTTTGCTTTCGCCACAG ATGTGAAAGTCACTGTTCCAGGATATGGTGAAATCACAGTGGACATAAGCTATGGCGGAGCGCTCTATGCTTTCGTGAATGCTGAAATATTTGGACTGGATGTCAATAAGTCCAGAACCAGAGATTTGGTTGATGCAGCCACTGCTGTTACTAATGCAGTCAAATCTCAG GTGAAGCTCCACCATCCTGTTAGTGAAGATCTGGCTTTCCTATATGGCACCATCCTCACGGATGGTAAAGATGATTTCTCTGATGAGCCTACagccaatgtgtgtgtgtttgctgatgcCCAG GTGGACAGGAGCCCCACTGGTTCTGGTGTAACTGCTCGCATTGCTCTGCAGTACCACAAAGGTCTGATCCAGCTGCACAAGACCAGGAGCTTCAGGAGTGGAACCACAGGAACTATATTTACAGGCAAGGCAGTACAG AGCCTCCAGGGGCTGAGAAGAGTGCCAGGGTCATTTCATAGGAAGTGCTCACAGcaagaggtcagaggtcagctCCTGCACTCAGCAGGCAGAAGTGCAGCCTGTTTCTACAGCTGGCCTCTGAAGGAAGCACACGGAGCTCTTCATCGCCTCTCACTCAacaccacgcacacacgcatgtga
- the LOC113545195 gene encoding trans-L-3-hydroxyproline dehydratase isoform X3 encodes MDFPKLPPHDGPVLSVVDMHTGGEPLRVIVSGYPTVSGDTVLAKRRYVRDHLDHLRKVLMFEPRGHYDMYGALLVESEIPEADLGVLFMHNEGYSTMCGHAVIALGRFAIDYGLVKTPSSPETQINIHCPCGLVKAFVEYNYGKTGAVRFHSVPAFAFATDVKVTVPGYGEITVDISYGGALYAFVNAEIFGLDVNKSRTRDLVDAATAVTNAVKSQVKLHHPVSEDLAFLYGTILTDGKDDFSDEPTANVCVFADAQVDRSPTGSGVTARIALQYHKGLIQLHKTRSFRSGTTGTIFTGKAVQVSCS; translated from the exons ATGGATTTTCCAAAACTGCCACCTCATGATGGGCCCGTTTTGTCTGTGGTCGACATGCACACTGGAGGAGAACCTTTACGCGTCATCGTAAGTGGGTACCCCACTGTGAGCGGGGACACTGTGCTCGCCAAGCGGCGGTATGTACGAGACCATCTCGATCATCTTCGCAAAGTGCTAATGTTCGAGCCCCGTGGCCACTATGATATGTACGGAGCCTTATTAGTCGAAAGCGAGATACCAGAAGCAGATCTTGGGGTTCTGTTTATGCACAATGAGGGTTACAGCACCATGTGTGGCCATGCTGTCATTGCTCTTGGCCGTTTTGCTATAGACTACGGTTTGGTAAAGACTCCATCTTCTCCCGAGACCCAAATAAACATCCACTGTCCATGCGGCCTGGTGAAGGCTTTTGTGGAATATAACTACGGTAAAACAGGAGCAGTGAGGTTCCACAGCGTCCCAGCTTTTGCTTTCGCCACAG ATGTGAAAGTCACTGTTCCAGGATATGGTGAAATCACAGTGGACATAAGCTATGGCGGAGCGCTCTATGCTTTCGTGAATGCTGAAATATTTGGACTGGATGTCAATAAGTCCAGAACCAGAGATTTGGTTGATGCAGCCACTGCTGTTACTAATGCAGTCAAATCTCAG GTGAAGCTCCACCATCCTGTTAGTGAAGATCTGGCTTTCCTATATGGCACCATCCTCACGGATGGTAAAGATGATTTCTCTGATGAGCCTACagccaatgtgtgtgtgtttgctgatgcCCAG GTGGACAGGAGCCCCACTGGTTCTGGTGTAACTGCTCGCATTGCTCTGCAGTACCACAAAGGTCTGATCCAGCTGCACAAGACCAGGAGCTTCAGGAGTGGAACCACAGGAACTATATTTACAGGCAAGGCAGTACAG GTTTCATGTTCCTGA